A portion of the Halalkalicoccus tibetensis genome contains these proteins:
- a CDS encoding glycoside hydrolase family 43 protein: MQYENPVLPGTHPDPTVCRVGDDYYLATSSFEYFPGVPLYHSNDLVSWEHIGHALDRESQLDLEDIESSDGIYAPTLRHHEGTFYLVTTLVGGEGNFVVTADDPAGEWSDPVSLDAPGFDPDLFFEGDTAYLSYAAGPTLPETTIKNATVDLETGDVGEPQELWEGIEGTFCEAPHLYEVDGTYYLLTAEGGTHVNHMVVAARADDPMGPFEPCPRNPILSHRGHPMRSIDATGHGDLVDAPDGSWWLVFLGIRQRGGHPGWHHLGRETFLAPVEWDGGWPVVNGGDPVEIETTVDSLPGEGTPRPSAPARATREAFDGERLDGAFEYRRNPDADAYSLDGEELTLRPRTTSLDEPGATFVGRRQAQFDCRVEADIAFDPDPGEEAGLALIADERHHYEIGIAGREGNPIAFVRLRVGDLCDVVAERPVEGTDHRLAVDATAEAYRFRIGTDDEGTEELASAATRYLATEVTGCFTGVYVGPYATGSSDARSDDREGERAARFERFAYEPSE, encoded by the coding sequence ATGCAGTACGAGAACCCGGTGCTTCCGGGCACGCATCCCGATCCGACGGTCTGTCGCGTCGGCGACGACTACTACCTCGCGACGAGCTCCTTCGAGTATTTCCCGGGCGTTCCGCTGTATCACAGCAACGACCTCGTCTCCTGGGAGCACATCGGCCACGCGCTCGACCGCGAGAGCCAGCTCGATCTCGAGGATATCGAGTCCTCCGACGGCATCTACGCGCCGACGCTTCGCCACCATGAGGGGACCTTCTACCTCGTCACCACGCTCGTCGGCGGCGAGGGCAACTTCGTCGTCACCGCCGACGATCCCGCGGGCGAGTGGTCCGATCCCGTTTCCCTCGACGCGCCGGGGTTCGATCCCGACCTGTTCTTCGAGGGCGACACCGCCTACCTCTCGTACGCCGCCGGGCCGACGCTGCCCGAAACGACGATCAAGAACGCAACGGTCGACCTCGAAACGGGGGACGTGGGCGAGCCCCAAGAGCTGTGGGAGGGGATCGAGGGGACGTTCTGCGAGGCCCCGCACCTCTACGAGGTCGACGGGACCTACTACCTCCTCACGGCGGAAGGAGGCACGCACGTCAACCACATGGTCGTCGCGGCACGGGCCGACGATCCGATGGGACCGTTCGAGCCCTGTCCCCGGAACCCGATCCTCTCGCATCGCGGCCACCCGATGCGCTCGATCGACGCGACGGGCCACGGCGACCTGGTCGACGCCCCCGACGGTTCGTGGTGGCTCGTCTTCCTCGGGATCCGCCAGCGGGGCGGCCACCCCGGCTGGCACCATCTCGGCCGAGAGACGTTCCTCGCGCCCGTGGAATGGGACGGGGGATGGCCCGTCGTCAACGGCGGCGACCCGGTCGAGATCGAGACGACGGTCGACTCCCTTCCCGGCGAAGGGACACCGAGACCGTCGGCGCCGGCCCGCGCCACCCGCGAGGCGTTCGACGGCGAGCGCCTCGACGGCGCGTTCGAGTACCGCCGCAACCCCGATGCCGACGCCTATTCGCTCGACGGTGAGGAACTGACCCTTCGCCCCCGAACGACGTCCCTCGACGAACCGGGCGCGACGTTCGTCGGCCGTCGGCAGGCACAGTTCGACTGTCGGGTCGAGGCCGATATCGCGTTCGACCCCGATCCCGGTGAGGAGGCCGGCCTTGCGCTGATCGCGGACGAACGGCACCACTACGAGATCGGGATTGCCGGCCGCGAGGGGAACCCGATCGCGTTCGTCCGATTGCGCGTCGGCGACCTGTGTGACGTCGTCGCCGAGCGGCCGGTAGAGGGCACGGACCACCGGCTCGCTGTCGACGCGACGGCCGAGGCGTATCGCTTCCGTATCGGGACCGACGACGAGGGAACGGAGGAGCTCGCGTCGGCGGCGACGCGGTATCTCGCCACGGAGGTCACGGGCTGTTTCACGGGCGTCTACGTCGGACCCTACGCCACGGGCAGCTCGGACGCCCGATCCGACGACCGGGAGGGCGAGAGGGCGGCGCGTTTCGAGCGGTTCGCCTACGAACCGTCCGAGTGA